From a region of the Nitrospira sp. genome:
- a CDS encoding CDP-alcohol phosphatidyltransferase family protein: MSKSILQRRAEIQGLATAILLPSVGVFGGPAGSEVGEVGPLTSVVGIGLFQRTVLTLQRAGIRQLIVLSGSEEEQLKQALGKGPRVTIPVRWMPIREFPLDDPRTWEALAAEVHGFALVASVNSVFSRGLIEQLRRDVREGQAIVVAQPRQGVPLKVPPGRPKTFASTRLDDPSLRVAELVVVPATLMNAGNHVVNEKGSPPIRQWIERAAADGRVRVVATEEKRGTWYQNVRTLSDVEWAEKKLFNSLKGEFEGFVDRYFNRKLSRWFTRLFLAAGLAPNSITVLAGLIGLVAAAGFGLGTYTAGIVAAVLFQLAAVIDCCDGEVARLTFTESPLGAWLDIVLDNIVHMAIFAGIAVGLYTTQIGREDDWIPLMLGVAAVLGNGISFLLVEKAQKIKAVSGWSTPDHAAWADVMLKNVASRDFSAALLGFALFDQLYWFLLFAAAGSLLFAGAMVWVIRPSAVSSPRP, from the coding sequence ATGAGTAAGAGTATTCTTCAGCGGAGAGCCGAGATCCAAGGGTTGGCGACCGCGATCCTCCTGCCTTCCGTTGGGGTCTTCGGCGGACCGGCCGGGTCTGAGGTCGGTGAAGTCGGACCTCTGACGAGCGTCGTGGGAATCGGGCTCTTTCAACGCACCGTGCTCACGTTGCAACGGGCGGGGATTCGCCAATTGATCGTCCTCTCCGGTTCCGAAGAGGAACAGCTGAAACAGGCATTGGGGAAAGGGCCGCGCGTGACGATTCCTGTCCGGTGGATGCCGATTCGAGAGTTTCCGCTGGATGACCCTCGGACGTGGGAAGCGTTGGCGGCAGAGGTGCATGGCTTTGCGTTGGTCGCGAGCGTCAATAGCGTGTTTTCGCGCGGATTGATCGAGCAATTGCGCCGCGACGTGCGGGAAGGGCAGGCGATCGTGGTCGCCCAGCCTAGACAGGGGGTGCCGTTGAAAGTACCGCCCGGTCGCCCAAAGACTTTTGCATCGACTCGTCTGGACGATCCGAGTCTGCGGGTCGCTGAACTGGTTGTCGTACCGGCGACTCTCATGAATGCCGGGAATCATGTGGTTAATGAGAAAGGAAGCCCTCCAATCCGCCAGTGGATCGAGCGGGCGGCAGCGGACGGTCGCGTGCGTGTCGTTGCGACTGAAGAGAAGCGGGGTACCTGGTATCAGAATGTCCGAACCTTGTCTGATGTGGAGTGGGCTGAAAAGAAGCTGTTCAATTCGCTCAAGGGGGAATTTGAAGGGTTCGTCGATCGGTACTTCAATCGGAAACTCTCCCGTTGGTTCACGCGCCTGTTTCTCGCCGCCGGCCTCGCACCTAATTCCATCACCGTTCTCGCCGGATTGATCGGTCTGGTCGCCGCGGCGGGATTTGGGCTGGGAACATACACCGCCGGTATCGTGGCGGCGGTGTTGTTTCAATTGGCCGCCGTCATCGATTGCTGCGACGGTGAGGTCGCGCGATTGACCTTTACCGAATCGCCCCTCGGCGCCTGGCTGGATATCGTCCTGGACAACATCGTTCACATGGCGATTTTTGCGGGTATCGCCGTAGGGCTGTATACGACGCAGATCGGACGAGAGGATGACTGGATTCCACTCATGCTCGGCGTTGCGGCGGTCTTGGGCAACGGGATCTCATTCTTGCTTGTCGAGAAGGCGCAAAAGATCAAAGCAGTCAGCGGATGGAGCACTCCCGATCATGCGGCTTGGGCGGATGTCATGCTGAAAAATGTCGCCAGCCGCGATTTCTCGGCGGCCTTGCTGGGGTTTGCGTTGTTCGATCAACTATATTGGTTTCTTCTCTTTGCGGCAGCCGGCTCCTTACTATTTGCCGGCGCCATGGTCTGGGTCATCCGCCCGTCTGCCGTCTCGTCTCCTCGACCATAA
- a CDS encoding phosphocholine cytidylyltransferase family protein has product MKAIILAAGVGKRLWPVTQHRPKCLIEIGGRSLLHRYLESLAGVGVRRAEIVVGYKQEMIRAAVEHDSCGVGVTFLVNEQFHRGSISSLWIARTAFDDDAIVMDADVLFHREILRRLVSSPFENALLMDETVKQTGEECMVVVAGGRVIALTKKMPEQYDYAGEGVGFLRVRHADTPRVVSSLHSYIDRGAWDMEYEDALLPYFQEVRVGHEKIGGLPWTEIDFIEDVKKAELEVLPKL; this is encoded by the coding sequence ATGAAGGCGATCATTCTGGCCGCGGGAGTCGGAAAACGGCTGTGGCCGGTCACGCAACATCGCCCCAAGTGCCTGATAGAGATCGGTGGACGGTCGCTCTTGCATCGCTATCTGGAGTCACTGGCCGGCGTCGGGGTCCGGCGGGCGGAGATCGTCGTCGGATACAAGCAGGAAATGATTCGTGCCGCGGTCGAACACGATTCGTGCGGTGTCGGCGTCACGTTTCTGGTCAATGAGCAGTTTCACCGGGGCAGTATTTCCTCCCTGTGGATTGCGCGAACCGCGTTCGACGACGATGCCATCGTAATGGATGCCGATGTGCTCTTTCACCGAGAGATCCTCCGGCGTCTGGTATCGTCGCCCTTCGAGAATGCGCTGTTGATGGATGAGACGGTCAAGCAGACGGGAGAGGAATGCATGGTGGTTGTGGCGGGCGGTCGGGTGATTGCGCTGACCAAGAAAATGCCCGAACAATACGATTATGCGGGCGAAGGCGTGGGATTTCTCCGGGTTCGGCATGCCGACACGCCTCGGGTCGTTTCCTCGCTCCATAGCTACATCGATCGAGGTGCGTGGGATATGGAATACGAAGACGCGCTGCTGCCGTACTTTCAGGAAGTGAGGGTCGGCCATGAAAAGATCGGAGGCTTGCCTTGGACCGAGATCGATTTCATCGAAGACGTGAAAAAAGCTGAGTTGGAAGTTTTGCCAAAATTGTGA
- a CDS encoding alanine--glyoxylate aminotransferase family protein codes for MVLLNPGPVNVSERVRQALLRPDICHREAEFSELLHRIQAKLLKAFVPGAESEYVAVVMTGSGTAAVEAALMSSIPHGRRMLVLNNGVYGERISQIIGLHRLGVSELKYDWTARPDPERLLLALRQHQEVHVVGMVHHETTTGLLNPVHEIAEIVDNQNRVFVLDAVSALAGETLDIAKSHIYMVVGTAGKCIQGFPGVSFVLVRKGFVEKMRSYPKRSWYLHLTHYIDNDGQGTIPFTPAVQVYYAFDEALNELLEEGVPNRIQRYKKMATMIRERMAKLGVKALLQADRQSNTITAYHLPEGVSYQSLHDRLKQQGYVIYAGQGNLENKIFRVANMGALTEAQFGGFLDAFEQACKAA; via the coding sequence ATGGTTCTCTTGAATCCTGGGCCGGTGAACGTTTCCGAGCGTGTACGGCAGGCGCTGCTAAGGCCCGATATTTGTCATCGCGAAGCCGAATTTTCAGAACTGCTTCACCGTATCCAAGCCAAACTGCTCAAGGCGTTCGTCCCTGGGGCTGAATCCGAGTACGTCGCTGTCGTCATGACGGGGTCGGGAACGGCTGCCGTCGAAGCGGCTCTAATGTCGTCGATCCCGCACGGCCGTCGTATGCTTGTCCTGAACAACGGTGTCTATGGCGAGCGGATATCTCAGATCATCGGGCTTCATCGCCTCGGTGTGAGCGAGTTGAAGTACGACTGGACGGCTCGGCCGGATCCTGAACGGCTGCTGCTTGCCTTACGGCAGCACCAGGAAGTGCATGTTGTCGGGATGGTGCATCACGAGACGACGACCGGGCTTCTCAACCCCGTCCACGAGATCGCCGAAATTGTCGATAATCAGAATCGCGTGTTTGTGCTCGATGCGGTGAGTGCGCTGGCCGGCGAGACGCTCGACATCGCCAAGTCGCACATCTACATGGTGGTGGGGACGGCCGGCAAATGCATTCAGGGATTCCCGGGCGTATCGTTTGTGCTGGTGCGGAAGGGCTTCGTCGAAAAGATGCGCTCATATCCGAAACGGTCTTGGTACCTCCATCTGACGCATTATATCGACAACGACGGCCAAGGCACGATTCCGTTTACCCCGGCGGTGCAAGTGTATTATGCGTTCGACGAAGCGCTGAATGAATTGCTCGAAGAAGGTGTCCCGAATCGCATCCAGCGGTATAAGAAAATGGCGACCATGATCCGCGAGCGAATGGCCAAGCTTGGCGTGAAGGCCCTCCTCCAGGCGGACCGACAATCGAATACCATTACGGCGTATCATCTGCCCGAAGGGGTTTCGTACCAGTCGTTGCACGATCGACTCAAGCAGCAGGGCTATGTGATCTACGCCGGGCAAGGCAACTTGGAAAATAAAATTTTCCGTGTCGCCAATATGGGAGCGTTGACCGAGGCGCAATTTGGCGGGTTTCTCGATGCCTTCGAACAGGCGTGCAAGGCAGCATGA